From the genome of Sporomusa sphaeroides DSM 2875:
TCAAACGCAAGAGAGGACTGCGGAAACGGTCCACGAAAAGATCCGCCTGGGTTGTGTAATTACGCTGCGTATTTAAGAGCCATACCTTGTTCATGACAAAGTAAGTGAAAACCGGGAACAACGGCATATAGCTCAGCTCGGACATATAGTAAGCAAAGCCGCCCCGATAGTAGCCGCCAGGGCCGGCGAAGAACACCCAGGTGCTCATCAGGGCCCCGATATAGGTCATGCAAAGAACAAACCAATGAATGCTGTTGGCAGCAGTATAAAACTGCCGGGCTGATTGTTTCTTCTCACGCCACCAAACATACACCCCGCAGGCGATAAGGGCGCCCAAGTAAACAATAAACAGTGCCCAGGTAGCGGTAACTGATAACATTTATTTTTCCTCCTTGGCTGCAGCCTCTTGCGCAGCGCCTGTCATTTCCATGTTGGGATTCTTTTTCAATCTTCTCTGTTTTGTCAACAGGATCATTCCCCCGTAAGAAACTATCCAGAGCGGCAAGATTGTAAGAACGCCATGCCATAAGGCTCCGTTTGCATCGCCGTATGCCGGAACTCCTGGAATGTTATACAGGGCGTAGAAAAGAATGATTAATCCCAGCCACCATTTTTCTGTTGTTTTATATTTTTTCCCCAAAATGATCCTCTCCTTTTTTCTGATGCAGTAACACAGTCTAAGGTTCGTTTCATCCCCCCTTACCAATGCCGGCAGCCGTTCTGGTCATCCTCTGACAGCCAGCGCAACTCACCCTTATCTTAATCTGTTGTCTGCCACTGCCGTTATTGACGACTATCCAAAACGGCAGCAGCGGCGAAACCAGGTTATCTGCCTTTCACACCCTTAAACCCCCGTTTTTGACAACAGAATAATCCCATATCAAGCATTACTTCACCCATCAAACAACGGCAAAGCCTATTAATGATCAGTGCTGCCAATGCCGTCGATTAATCTGCCTTTCTGTTTGGCAGCCAGGTATTTGTTCACTGCCTCTTCCACTTCCGCCCTTTTAGAGCCCGCAATATACTTGAGCTTATCTTTGCCACTTGTGGTCTTGAATGTTATGGCGGCTTGCCAATAAATGTACGTATGCTCTTTACCGTCTTTGTCTTTCCTGGTAACTGTCAGTTGGCTAATGCTGCCTTCTTTATTTTCCATAAATTATCCCCCCTGCTTTTACGTTTCCATTAGTTGTTAAAAGCGTAAATCAATCACCGGATTCGGGATTGCAAAAAGTATTCCCCCGGGAGGGTGAAATATTAACCTTTCTTCCTTTCCAAAGCAGCCTTAATGTCTTTCATATAGTTTGCCACCGGCAAATCGTGAACACGAACGCCGATTGCATCATAAATAGCATTACAAATTGCCGGTGCCGGAGTCAGACCACCGATTTCAGCAACGCCCTTTGAGCCAAACGGTCCGGTCGGATCTTCCGCGTCAACAAATATTACCTTCATGTTCCTGGGCATATTGTCAAAACGGGGAACCTTACATTTACCCAGGCTATCGGCTACATTAACACCGTTGACAACCTTAAAATCACTGACCAAACCGTAGTACATACCCATAATGATTGCACCCTCGATCTGGGTGGAGGCCGCCTCAGGATTGACAATCTGCCCGCCGTCGCAGGCCTCGGTTACATTCAAAACCTCAACCGCGCCAGTGGCAGGGTCGATTCTAACCACAGCGACCGTGGTATTGTACGCCACAGTATGATGCGGCATATAATCCTTGGGATCTACTTGGCCGTCCTCGTTGGCGTTGGGCAGCACCGGGTTGCTTTTAGGCAGAGTGAAATCCACTTCGACTACCAGCGTTTCATCAGACATTTCCGCCAGCTTTGCCAAAGTCAGTTTTTCCTCCCCGGTTTCTGTTACCAGTATTTTACTGTCTTTAATGGTTAGGCTATCGGCAGGCAAGCCAAGCAGCTTAGCGCTTTTTTCCAGCAATATGGCACGGAATTGCTCCCCTGCGACAATAGTGGGATGTCCCCATAAAAACAACCCGCGCGAAGCCATTACGCCGCCGCCAAAAGGCACGTTATGAGTATCGCCGGCCAGAATGTCATAGTCGCCCCAGGCAACGCCCGTAACCTCAGAAGCCATCTGGGCCAAAGAAGTGTGTGAGCCTTGTCCCATTTCCGTGCAGGCAATCCGGTAAGAAACCCGTCCGCCAGGCATCAGTTCAAAAGCCGCTCCGGCGTTTTCTACAGGTCCCAGGCCTCCGGCCACACTGCGCCAGCCGCTGGCAACCCCGATGCCGATAAGCTCACCGGGCTTCTTTAGGGGTAACAGCATTTCATCAATCACTGTTCTCACAGTTTTCAAAGTGTTTTTGTAATCAACACCAATTTTATCTGTTAAAATCTGACCGGTGGTCATGGGCAACCCCCGTTCCAAACCATTGATCTCCCGTATGGTCACCGGATCAATACCCAGCTTGCCGGCTACCATATCAATGATAGATTCTGCAGCAAAATGGCTTTGCAGCGCGCCGAAGCCCCGGAAAGCTCCTGATACCAGATTATTCGTATAGACCCCGGTGCCCTTCAAATCCAGGTTAGGAATGTAATAAGGCCCGGTGCAATAAGAGATCCCCTGCTCCAGAACTCTGGGCGTCCAGGAAACATAAGCACCGGCGTCTGCCATGATATTCACCTGCATCGCCAATATTTTGCCGTCCTTGTTGGCGCCGACTTTATAAGTCATAAAGTACGGATGCCGTTTCGGGTGAGTACGCAGCGAGTCCTTGCGTTTAAGCACCATTCTGGCCGGACGCCCGGTTTTCATTGTCGCGATAGCCACCAGAGCATGCACCGTAAGCTCGGTTTTACCGCCAAAAGCACCGCCTGCCGGTAAATGGACAACCCGAAGCTGATCTGCCTTCAAATGGAGCACATCCATAAGCTGGACCAGATCCGCAAACGGACTTTGATTCGGCGCATAAACAGTCAGCACATTGTTTTCATCGTAAGCGGCCAAAGCACCGTCCACTTCTATCCAGGCATGTTCCTCAGGCGGAGTGCTGAACTTTTCTTCAAGTACCACATCGCATTCAGCAAAGGCTTTTTCCACATCACCCCGGTGTAAGGCAACCTCTTTACAGATATTTCCTTTTTCGCCGGCCACATAGGCATTCCAATAAGGCGGCAGTTCCGGGTCCGGAATCAGCGGCGCATCCGGTTTGAGAGCATCCTCAATGCTGAACACTCCCGGCAGCACTTCATATTCAACCTTTACGGCTTCCGCGCCCTTTTCGGCGGCTTCTTCATTGTCGGCAAATACCACCGCCACCATATCCCCGATATACTTGACCCGTTTCTCGCACAGCACCTGCTGATCAGGAGCCAGTACGCCATACCGTTTGTTGCCCGGAACATCCTTGGCGGTAATGACCAATTGCACACCGGGAACCTGATACGCCGGCGCGGTGTCTATGGAAATCACATCAGCATGAGGATGAGGGCTGTAGACGGCTTTACCATACAGCGTATTCTCGAAATAATAATCAGCATAAAACTTGGTCTCACCGCGGACTTTTTCTTCCAGATCCACTCTGGGAATAGACTTGCCAATGAAGCTGCCCGGTTTTGACAGATCCAGGGGAACATAGTCCGGATACTCTTCGCCCCGCAATACAGCAGCGGCTTTATTAACTGCCAGAATGACCCGGGGGTATGTGCCGCAACGGCACAAGTTGAGCCGCAGGCCCTTTTTAATTTCCTCCTCGGTGGGGTTGGGATTTTTCTTTAAAAGTCCGTGAACAGCCATAATAAGCCCCGGCGTGCAAAAACCACATTGCACCGCGCTGTATTCAACAAAAGCCGCCTGCACCGGGTCTAGCCTGCCGTCCTTGGACAGCCCTTCAACGGTTGTAACCTGTTTACCCTGCATATCCTCCGCATAGAACATGCAAGAGCGTTTGGTCTCGCCGTCAATCAGCACGGTACAAGCACCGCAGGCCTTTTCCTCGCAGCCCCGTTTAGTTCCGGTCAGACCAAGGTCTTCCCTGAGAAAATCCAGCAAGCATTTTTTGCTTTGCCCAGCAGGCGTATATTGAACTTCCTGCCCATTTACGAAAAATTGTATCATTAAAATACCTCCTCGTATTTTGTGCTCTGTCCTGGGTGGAAAAACGGGAGTTAACCTTGAGCAGCTTGCGTGCAAATCAAATCCGGAAAAATGTTTTTCATCTCATAATCCAGCATAGTTTCCTGAACTCTACAGCAGGCAGCTATTAGATTGCCTTTCTTTTTTTGCCTCACGGCTTCGCGCTTGACCTGGTTCAAAGCCTGTTTGACTTCCCTGCCGTCTAATTTGTTCACACCGATAACAACATCCAGGTCCTTAATATCACTGCCCGGGTCGACCTGACCGGCCTTAGCAACAATAACATGCCCTGACTTGACATAAGAGCAATTTGCCAGATGTGTGGCCAGTGCATCTGCCAGGATACAGGTGGCAGAAAAGACACTTACCCCCTGGGCGATGCCGCGGGTCAGGCTTCTTCCGCCCAGACCGCTTGTGGCAACACCGCCAATGCCGTCCTCAGCACGAATGGTCAGAGAACGGTCTATCACGCCCAGTTGCAGGCTGCTCATGATTCCCAGCTTGACTTCAGTCCCTGGCGCAAGCCGCAGAGCGACATCGCCGCCGTTGTTGACCATGGCCCGGCTTGCGCCCTGGGAAACCAGCCAGTCTGCCACCGTATCAGAGACAGCCCCGGCAACTGTGGCCATCGGCGTCAGGGTAGGCTCACCGACAGCTAACACTCCCTCCAGCATTTTGCCAGGCAGTCCGGTCAGCAAACCGCGTTGAATCTGTTTCGGGTATAACCGCAGATAAGCCAGTGATGCCGTAATTTCCTCAAGTGCAGCGTTGATTACATCATAAGCCTCACAGCACAAGTCTGTGAGCGGACTGCCGTCCTTGTCAGCCATGACAACCATGGACGTCGGGCCGTAGTGAAAATATACTTTACCGGGCGCTAATATGCGCCATGGGTGCAAACCATTACTATCATGCGGCATCATAGCATCCCCTCCATTGCGTCCCTGATGAAGCAGTTTACGAAGAGATGGTTTTGGGACGCTCTACTTTAACAATCTTGCATTTGTTGTTTTTCATAATTTCCTCAATAGGCCGGATGGCTTCCATATACCCGCCGATTTCCTTATATGTTTCTTTGGTCATGGTGACCTCCATCGGACAGACACTTGCCGGGGTAGGAACCCAGGCAAACGCGCCTTCAGGCATATGTTCAACCCATGCTTCTGCGGTAATGCCGCCGCCCGGGAAGATGTGAACAGGCTGACCGTTAATCGTGTACCGAATCTTGCCGGCTCTCAGCGCTTCATTGACATTACAGGAGCGTTCACGTGAAATGACGTCACGGATACCGCCGCCGAACCCGGCGACAACCGACACATGACAGTTGCAAGGCTCACAATTATCGCGAATATACTGGATAACCTTCGCAACCTTGGGCGGTAGGGGCTTCTCGACAGGTTCCAGGTTCTCATTCAACTCAAAATATACAGCGCGCACAGCCGTCGGCTCGGTAATCACCAGGCGCAGACCGGGCCAGGCAACATTCTTGTCAATGGATTTGATGGCATCCCTGGCTTCCATTACGTTAGAACCGCCCCAACCGCTGCCGGGAATGCCGAAATAACGCCCTGGAGAACTGTAGGTGCCTACCGGAGTAATACCGCTGTCCTTATAGCCGTAGCGCAAACCGGCGGTGGTATGGGCAGTCATCTTGGATGTAATATCATAGTCGATGGTGATAACCTCATCTACAATCTGCTCGCCCCAGCGCTCCAGCGTAAAGGTTGTGGCACCGACAGTCCCGCAGCCAATGCGCATGCGCTCTGCCTGCACGCCGTCAATAATCGGCGGCTTGCCATGCTGCAGTACCAGCTCCTTGACTGATTCGGTACGCAAGGTAACTGCTTTTTTATTGAGCAGGTCGCAGGTTGTACGCATTACCATGTGACCGCCCGGACTGGTATTAAGATGTGAACCGCCAATATAAATCATCTGTGAGCCATATTCAGCGGTGTTAATGTAACCGACAATAATGCCTTCACGTCGTACCGGTGTACCGTTATCGCCCAGAAATTCATCGGTGTCCACCTTTACGCGGGCACCATTGAAGGACAGTACCGTCTCAGTAACGCAGGATACCACTTCCACGCCATCAATGACAGCCGAAGAAATTACCTTAGCAGGCACGTCAGCGGAATAAAGGTTGGAGCCTGCGCCAAAGCCCAGCATCAGCGGAAAGGTAGGCAGCTTGGTGGACGGATCAATCGAAATGGTGGCCGGATCCACAATGTTATAGGGCTCGGTGCGCTCCAGCCTGCCATTGACATTTTGATACCGCTGGCAGGCACCCAGCCGCATTGGCGGAATGCTGCAATGTATCGGACAGGTTTCACAGACAACGGCCTCAGGAGATGCCTGGGTTACTTCAATTGCAGCAGGCTTGCAGAGCTTGAAGCAAACGCCGC
Proteins encoded in this window:
- a CDS encoding molybdopterin-dependent oxidoreductase — encoded protein: MIQFFVNGQEVQYTPAGQSKKCLLDFLREDLGLTGTKRGCEEKACGACTVLIDGETKRSCMFYAEDMQGKQVTTVEGLSKDGRLDPVQAAFVEYSAVQCGFCTPGLIMAVHGLLKKNPNPTEEEIKKGLRLNLCRCGTYPRVILAVNKAAAVLRGEEYPDYVPLDLSKPGSFIGKSIPRVDLEEKVRGETKFYADYYFENTLYGKAVYSPHPHADVISIDTAPAYQVPGVQLVITAKDVPGNKRYGVLAPDQQVLCEKRVKYIGDMVAVVFADNEEAAEKGAEAVKVEYEVLPGVFSIEDALKPDAPLIPDPELPPYWNAYVAGEKGNICKEVALHRGDVEKAFAECDVVLEEKFSTPPEEHAWIEVDGALAAYDENNVLTVYAPNQSPFADLVQLMDVLHLKADQLRVVHLPAGGAFGGKTELTVHALVAIATMKTGRPARMVLKRKDSLRTHPKRHPYFMTYKVGANKDGKILAMQVNIMADAGAYVSWTPRVLEQGISYCTGPYYIPNLDLKGTGVYTNNLVSGAFRGFGALQSHFAAESIIDMVAGKLGIDPVTIREINGLERGLPMTTGQILTDKIGVDYKNTLKTVRTVIDEMLLPLKKPGELIGIGVASGWRSVAGGLGPVENAGAAFELMPGGRVSYRIACTEMGQGSHTSLAQMASEVTGVAWGDYDILAGDTHNVPFGGGVMASRGLFLWGHPTIVAGEQFRAILLEKSAKLLGLPADSLTIKDSKILVTETGEEKLTLAKLAEMSDETLVVEVDFTLPKSNPVLPNANEDGQVDPKDYMPHHTVAYNTTVAVVRIDPATGAVEVLNVTEACDGGQIVNPEAASTQIEGAIIMGMYYGLVSDFKVVNGVNVADSLGKCKVPRFDNMPRNMKVIFVDAEDPTGPFGSKGVAEIGGLTPAPAICNAIYDAIGVRVHDLPVANYMKDIKAALERKKG
- a CDS encoding UPF0280 family protein, which produces MMPHDSNGLHPWRILAPGKVYFHYGPTSMVVMADKDGSPLTDLCCEAYDVINAALEEITASLAYLRLYPKQIQRGLLTGLPGKMLEGVLAVGEPTLTPMATVAGAVSDTVADWLVSQGASRAMVNNGGDVALRLAPGTEVKLGIMSSLQLGVIDRSLTIRAEDGIGGVATSGLGGRSLTRGIAQGVSVFSATCILADALATHLANCSYVKSGHVIVAKAGQVDPGSDIKDLDVVIGVNKLDGREVKQALNQVKREAVRQKKKGNLIAACCRVQETMLDYEMKNIFPDLICTQAAQG
- a CDS encoding indolepyruvate ferredoxin oxidoreductase subunit alpha, whose protein sequence is MYESKTYQVITEKCVGCRICAKNCPTDAIAINDKKATIGELCVGCGVCFKLCKPAAIEVTQASPEAVVCETCPIHCSIPPMRLGACQRYQNVNGRLERTEPYNIVDPATISIDPSTKLPTFPLMLGFGAGSNLYSADVPAKVISSAVIDGVEVVSCVTETVLSFNGARVKVDTDEFLGDNGTPVRREGIIVGYINTAEYGSQMIYIGGSHLNTSPGGHMVMRTTCDLLNKKAVTLRTESVKELVLQHGKPPIIDGVQAERMRIGCGTVGATTFTLERWGEQIVDEVITIDYDITSKMTAHTTAGLRYGYKDSGITPVGTYSSPGRYFGIPGSGWGGSNVMEARDAIKSIDKNVAWPGLRLVITEPTAVRAVYFELNENLEPVEKPLPPKVAKVIQYIRDNCEPCNCHVSVVAGFGGGIRDVISRERSCNVNEALRAGKIRYTINGQPVHIFPGGGITAEAWVEHMPEGAFAWVPTPASVCPMEVTMTKETYKEIGGYMEAIRPIEEIMKNNKCKIVKVERPKTISS